From a single Plutella xylostella chromosome 5, ilPluXylo3.1, whole genome shotgun sequence genomic region:
- the LOC105389306 gene encoding COPII coat assembly protein sec16: MDKLYLAVVVCLLVESVEMLSLPGPLVYVVTPRTVKEQARSSPFYYHNWMRRMDSTNDTTTTTTTTTQRVKTPDLIFAEFETGNEMDKSLKKLLQKERIQTTSTTTTKPIYVPEEVPAASEAGVQTYGLPTKEESNKPVESHSDDMEDYFAQYNNLYNAPAPVYLPSTTTRRPITTTTTTTTTTPAPTPAPTLAPMNVENIWHVIDNEKYDQQYSGKWEEVPINDDSSKNVDESNQKNKEEAGQIEENFALPGFSTNPGKGAENESRAIRTEPNYRFPYVNLKTFQMKNPNPPNSLSTSKKGNNMFYNLDNFQDVKNPVRGEAQEVVTRQDPIDRYNPAQPYLPVYGTKSKQSSAEQPKATKTVASLIPPPPPPQSSDSLLPPPTYDSFPPYAPPQPSASQPPAAPPVASKPASVYQPPLNADAYDSPPADGDDDDGPPAVNPGYRYNKPPSIPNFLPTLPPPPAKPFPGYSYDKPPMDTDDSPPDTQSFKGYSYDQPPADSPPPMADKPSYGGYHDHPPSYGPAPPSYSSHDSDYPELIFNKPHGGKGPMKGGDDMKGNDMGMMPPPPPDAGDAPGPPSHDGFPQDFPGDFKYHDFDHDHDHYHYHHPTTTTTTTTETPRVNRYSYYYLGKKLYYLPLYFSVYFIVYVGALIIKAVLRHKIVYPNSWRPNDTTSTFFTKRSADWEPSSEALHDVTRRVTRALAAAAEKYMKNKQD; this comes from the exons ATGGATAAGTTATACTTAGCTGTAGTGGTGTGTTTGCTAGTCGAGTCGGTGGAGATGCTGAGTCTGCCGGGCCCGCTGGTGTACGTGGTGACCCCGCGGACGGTCAAGGAGCAGGCGCGCTCGTCCCCGTTCTACTACCACAACTGGATGCGCCGGATGGACTCCACAAACGACACCACGACCACGACCACCACCACCACGCAGCGGGTGAAGACTCCGGACCTGATCTTCGCGGAGTTCGAGACTGGCAACGAGATGGACAAGTCACTCAAGAAATTATTACAGAAGGAAAGAATCCAAACGACGTCTACAACGACAACGAAACCAATTTACGTTCCAGAGGAAGTGCCAGCCGCGTCTGAAGCGGGAGTGCAAACTTATGGACTACCGACGAAGGAAGAGTCAAACAAGCCAGTGGAAAGTCACAGTGATGACATGGAGGACTATTTCGCACAATACAACAATCTGTACAATGCGCCAGCTCCAGTGTACTTGCCGTCGACCACCACGAGACGACCGATTACCACCACCACTACTACTACCACTACCACTCCAGCCCCAACCCCGGCTCCAACTCTGGCTCCAATGAACGTAGAAAATATATGGCACGTGATCGATAATGAAAAATACGACCAGCAGTACTCCGGTAAATGGGAGGAAGTTCCGATAAACGACGATTCTAGTAAGAATGTGGACGAAAGCAACCAGAAGAATAAAGAAGAGGCTGGACAAATTGAGGAGAACTTTGCGCTACCCGG ATTTTCTACGAATCCTGGAAAAGGAGCAGAAAATGAATCGAGAGCAATAAGAACCGAGCCAAACTACCGGTTCCCGTACGTAAATTTGAAGACATTTCAAATGAAAAACCCGAACCCACCGAACTCACTATCCACTAGCAAAAAAGGGAACAATATGTTTTACAATCTAGACAACTTCCAAGATGTGAAGAACCCAGTCCGGGGAGAAGCGCAAGAGGTGGTGACGAGACAAGATCCCATAGACCGGTACAACCCCGCTCAACCTTACTTGCCCGTATACGGAACGAAGTCAAAGCAGTCTAGCGCAGAGCAACCGAAGGCAACGAAAACTGTAGCGAGCCTCAtccccccgccgccgccgccgcagtcCAGCGACTCCCTGCTGCCGCCGCCAACCTATGACTCCTTCCCTCCCTACGCTCCCCCACAGCCTTCAGCATCACAGCCCCCAGCGGCTCCTCCCGTTGCCTCCAAGCCAGCTTCAGTATACCAGCCGCCTCTAAACGCAGATGCCTACGACTCTCCTCCGGCTGACGGCGATGATGACGACGGTCCGCCCGCCGTGAACCCGGGCTACCGGTACAACAAACCACCCTCTATACCAAACTTTCTCCCAACTCTACCACCCCCACCAGCGAAGCCATTTCCAGGATATTCCTACGACAAGCCACCTATGGACACGGATGACTCCCCACCGGATACTCAGAGTTTCAAAGGATACTCCTACGACCAGCCTCCCGCAGATTCACCACCTCCTATGGCAGACAAGCCGTCATATGGAGGGTATCACGATCACCCACCGAGCTACGGACCTGCTCCTCCATCCTACTCGTCCCATGATTCTGACTACCCCGAACTTATCTTCAACAAGCCCCACGGCGGGAAAGGCCCAATGAAGGGCGGGGATGACATGAAAGGCAACGACATGGGCATGATGCCGCCACCGCCCCCAGACGCCGGGGACGCGCCGGGTCCGCCGAGCCACGACGGCTTCCCACAGGATTTCCCGGGAGACTTCAAGTACCACGACTTCGACCACGACCACGACCACTACCACTACCACCACCCGACCACCACAACAACCACCACCACCGAGACCCCTCGAGTCAACCGATACAGTTACTACTACTTGGGGAAGAAGTTGTACTACTTACCGTTATACTTTAGCGTCTATTTCATCGTATACGTGGGTGCTCTCATCATCAAGGCGGTGCTTCGGCACAAGATCGTGTACCCGAACAGCTGGCGGCCCAACGACACCACGTCCACGTTCTTTACGAAGCGCTCCGCGGACTGGGAGCCCTCCAGCGAGGCCCTGCATGACGTCACGCGTCGCGTCACCCGcgccctcgccgccgccgccgagaaATACATGAAAAACAAACAAGACTAG
- the LOC125491388 gene encoding uncharacterized protein LOC125491388, with protein MSPKLTYDLKDLPNLVTKLQNCVATLRALDQHDYLISPELYQTVLTKLTPILLEKWFDYAHSRNSNKKLVALSDFLEIELVKHVKFGSLASYNPILPQDQTRFKGALHRREENVLATTSNAKKTQCVYCNNKHDIRECTPFRELPINDKWAWVTRYRVCYRCLKSHPHTWRECSPNLKCGVDSCSRNHDPMLHRQETSGQIANNTVNVTCPQPLPATVDEPSNNTVVDTINTAINTSCEQRQTLLKIIPVTISGPKGSYDTFAMLDDGSTATVIDQVAAGIIGAEGRPEQISVQGIGGMRIDVQVEYVSFDIRGKYANDSYKINNAKSMEKLNLRKQTIQLTDVQMFKHLSDIANKISYSDAKPTVLIGACDWNLLITHEHRIGSAGEPVACRTALGWTLYGSMSSRNVTNLIAQHNIFHTNTHKKHSDNSELESLVKTQYKLDSLGITKQVKLTDAEERAIHILESTARRLPTGRFEVGMIWRNDIEHTPDSYYQALNRLKGLDKLMKKDQTFADAYTTYINGLLEKGYAETCEPSTYHEVYQKMPPHEPIRWYTPHFGVYHPQKKKLRVVNDAACKTYGVSLNSLLLPGPDLLQPLLGVLFRFREGRIGLTADIKEMFPQVRIRPQDRDALRFLWTENSNIKELRMTSVIFGACSSPFTAQFIKNKNALEFKTRYPEALGFLNLTC; from the exons ATGTCACCTAAACTTACCTACGATTTAAAGGATTTACCTAATCTCGTAACTAAACTACAAAACTGCGTTGCTACTTTAAGAGCACTCGACCAACACGATTACTTGATTTCACCGGAACTTTATCAAACGGTTTTAACTAAATTAACCCCTATCTTATTAGAAAAATGGTTTGACTACGCCCATTCCCGCAACTCTAATAAAAAACTGGTCGCGTTATCAGATTTTTTGGAAATAGAATTAGTAAAACATGTGAAGTTTGGTTCGCTAGCCAGCTATAATCCCATTCTACCGCAGGACCAAACTAGATTTAAGGGTGCTTTACACAGGCGCGAGGAAAACGTCTTAGCCACAACTAGTAAcgcaaaaaaaacacaatgcGTATATTGTAACAATAAACACGATATTAGGGAATGCACACCGTTTAGGGAATTGCCAATCAATGACAAGTGGGCGTGGGTAACAAGATACAGAGTGTGTTATAGGTGCCTAAAGAGCCATCCACACACGTGGAGAGAATGTTCACCGAACCTAAAATGTGGAGTTGACTCATGCAGTAGGAACCACGACCCGATGCTACATAGGCAGGAAACGTCAGGTCAAATAGCGAACAACACAGTCAACGTAACATGTCCACAGCCCTTACCAGCTACAGTAGACGAACCGTCAAACAACACAGTGGTCGACACGATCAACACAGCTATCAACACATCATGTGAACAAAGACAAACTCTATTAAAAATTATCCCAGTAACTATTAGTGGACCAAAGGGTAGCTACGACACCTTCGCTATGTTAGACGATGGGAGTACAGCTACTGTCATTGACCAAGTCGCTGCCGGCATTATAGGAGCCGAAGGGCGCCCGGAACAAATTAGCGTACAAGGAATAGGAGGTATGAGGATAGATGTCCAAGTCGAGTATGTCAGCTTCGACATAAGAGGTAAATACGCCAACGACAGCTACAAAATCAACAATGCCAAGAGCATGGAAAAATTAAATCTTCGTAAACAAACAATACAACTAACAGACGTTCAAATGTTTAAACACCTATCCGACATAGCAAACAAGATATCATATTCCGATGCGAAACCAACAGTGCTCATAGGAGCGTGCGATTGGAATTTACTCATTACCCACGAACATCGTATTGGGTCTGCTGGGGAACCAGTAGCATGTCGTACTGCTTTAGGTTGGACACTATATGGTTCTATGTCAAGCCGTAACGTTACCAACTTAATTGCCCAGCATAATATCTTTCACACAAACACCCACAAAAAACACAGTGACAACTCGGAGCTAGAGTCCCTCGTTAAAACTCAATATAAATTGGACTCGTTGGGAATAACCAAACAAGTTAAATTAACGGACGCAGAGGAGCGAGCCATTCATATTTTAGAGTCCACGGCACGCCGTCTCCCAACCGGCCGATTTGAGGTAGGCATGATTTGGCGAAATGATATCGAGCACACACCAGATAGCTATTATCAAGCTCTTAATAGGTTAAAAGGTTTAGATAAACTTATGAAAAAAGACCAAACTTTCGCCGACGCTTACACGACATACATAAACGGCCTACTGGAAAAAGGTTACGCAGAAACATGCGAACCATCTACGTACCACGAAGTGTATCAAAAGATGCCACCGCACGAACCAATACGATGGTACACTCCACATTTTGGTGTTTACCACCCACAAAAAAAGAAATTACGCGTTGTTAACGACGCTGCTTGTAAGACATATGGAGTCAGCTTGAACTCGCTTCTACTCCCGGGGCCAGACCTACTACAACCCCTCTTAGGAGTGTTGTTTCGATTTAGAGAGGGACGTATCGGTCTCACAGCCGACATTAAGGAAATGTTTCCACAAGTACGCATCCGACCACAGGATCGTGATGCACTCCGCTTCCTTTGGACAGAGAATTCAAACATAAAGGAACTAAGAATGACTTCCGTTATTTTTGGCGCATGCTCAAGCCCATTTACGGcgcaatttattaaaaataaaaatgcctTAGAATTTAAGACTCGTTATCCTGAAGCG CTTGGCTTCCTCAACCTGACTTGTTAG
- the LOC119692404 gene encoding uncharacterized protein LOC119692404 produces the protein MVRCFLLSWQGMVWAGLSLALWAAAARAGAARPAGGRYDTATPHSPPYRPYKYIPLQSSYDRYSPDNFAPSPAEADLTPGGGGGGGMAPSELILTALRTALDIVRKVNASRRTTSNVAAKNNTAVAVRRRNSTAVVSGRGMDYYDDHEHDHDHHPEPTTTARPARPRYTDPWAGYYDWIINEGSFKFWSVFQIFTAALLLYACLSAIYYAKFNPIIPDYDREYDDYFLERTVGRQARSLDSWELPSGSSWINPRTFQFILDAISKHYED, from the exons ATGGTTCGTTGCTTCCTGTTGTCGTGGCAAGGCATGGTGTGGGCGGGTCTGTCGCTGGCGCtgtgggcggcggcggctcgggcgggcgcggcgcggccggCGGGCGGGCGCTACGACACCGCTACCCCGCATTCGCCGCCCTACCGACCGTACAAGTACATACCGCTGCA GTCTAGCTATGACCGCTACAGCCCGGACAACTTCGCCCCGTCCCCCGCGGAGGCTGACCTCAcccccggcggcggcggcggcggcggcatggCACCCTCGGAGCTGATCCTCACGGCGCTGCGGACCGCGCTCGACATCGTGCGGAAGGTCAACGCCTCGCGGAGAACAACTAGCAATGTTGCAGCGAAGAACAACACTGCTGTGGCG GTCCGCCGCCGCAACAGCACAGCGGTAGTCAGCGGGCGCGGCATGGACTACTACGACGACCACGAGCACGACCACGACCACCACCCGGAGCCCACGACCACGgcgcgccccgcccgcccgCGCTACACCGACCCCTGGGCCGGCTACTACGACTGGATCATCAACGAGGGCTCCTTCAAGTTCTGGAGCGTGTTTCAG ATCTTCACCGCCGCACTGCTGCTCTACGCCTGTCTATCCGCTATCTACTACGCAAAATTCAACCCAATCATACCGGATTACGACCGAGAATACGACGACTACTTCCTGGAGCGCACAGTGGGCCGGCAGGCGAGGAGTCTGGACTCCTGGGAGCTTCCTTCTGGATCCAGCTGGATCAACCCCCGGACCTTCCAGTTCATTCTAGATGCTATATCTAAGCATTATGAGGATTGA